The following are encoded in a window of Psychrobacter sp. P11F6 genomic DNA:
- the uraH gene encoding hydroxyisourate hydrolase, with the protein MKNNLLKAAAFGSVLAMTATASHAAGDQDKYQLSSHILDISTGKPAPNVNVKLMMQEKTGSWKLLDAQKTDNNGRIGNFLPNQDGVEHDGTYKLIFETTPYFRNQGLESFYPYVEVNFNIEGDNHYHVPITLSPYGYSTYRGS; encoded by the coding sequence ATGAAAAACAACTTACTCAAGGCAGCTGCATTTGGTAGCGTATTAGCTATGACTGCAACGGCTAGCCATGCTGCTGGTGATCAAGATAAATATCAATTATCTAGTCATATTTTAGACATTAGTACAGGCAAACCAGCACCAAACGTCAATGTAAAACTGATGATGCAAGAGAAAACTGGTAGCTGGAAATTGCTTGATGCGCAAAAGACTGATAATAATGGTCGTATCGGCAACTTCTTACCGAATCAAGACGGCGTTGAGCATGATGGTACTTATAAGTTGATTTTTGAGACGACTCCTTATTTCCGAAATCAAGGTCTAGAGTCTTTCTATCCGTATGTTGAAGTCAATTTCAATATCGAAGGCGATAACCATTACCATGTGCCAATCACTTTGTCTCCATACGGCTATAGCACTTACCGCGGTAGCTAA
- a CDS encoding rhodanese-related sulfurtransferase, translated as MSTIQDHNTASNIQNSTVTDNKSAPAYDSVTNNIVVAALYKFTRFADFEQYREPILNNMLDNDVKGTLLIANEGINGTISGTRQGIDNVLEYLRSIEAIGSFTFKESYTDAQPFYRTKVKLKKEIVTMGVENIDPLQSVGRYVKPSEWNALISDPDVILIDTRNDYEVKIGTFQNAVNPNTETFREFPEYVAKEMDPAKHKKVAMFCTGGIRCEKSTAYMREQGFEEVYHLEGGILKYLEEIPASESMWQGDCFVFDNRVSVNHNLEKGNYEQCFACRMPITVDDMQSLAYIKGESCPHCIDKATDEQKARFREREHQMQLAKKRGEAHIGSDVIDVIEKRKAAKIEARR; from the coding sequence ATGAGTACCATTCAAGACCATAATACAGCTAGCAATATCCAAAACAGCACTGTCACCGACAACAAATCAGCCCCAGCCTACGATAGCGTCACCAATAACATCGTCGTTGCCGCTCTATATAAGTTCACGCGTTTTGCTGACTTTGAGCAATACCGCGAGCCAATTTTAAATAATATGCTCGATAATGATGTCAAAGGCACGTTATTGATTGCTAATGAAGGCATTAATGGTACGATTTCTGGCACACGCCAAGGTATCGATAACGTCCTTGAGTATCTGCGCAGTATCGAAGCGATTGGCAGCTTTACCTTTAAAGAATCTTATACCGATGCTCAGCCTTTTTATCGTACCAAAGTGAAGCTCAAAAAAGAAATCGTTACCATGGGCGTTGAAAATATCGACCCATTGCAATCAGTTGGACGCTATGTAAAACCAAGCGAATGGAATGCGTTAATCTCAGACCCTGACGTCATTCTTATCGACACCCGTAATGATTATGAAGTTAAAATCGGCACGTTCCAAAATGCCGTCAATCCAAATACAGAGACGTTCCGCGAGTTCCCAGAATACGTCGCAAAAGAGATGGATCCAGCCAAACATAAAAAAGTCGCGATGTTCTGTACCGGTGGTATACGCTGTGAGAAGTCTACTGCTTATATGCGTGAGCAAGGCTTTGAAGAGGTGTATCATTTAGAGGGCGGCATCTTAAAATATCTAGAAGAAATTCCAGCCAGCGAGTCTATGTGGCAAGGCGATTGCTTCGTTTTTGATAACCGCGTGTCGGTCAATCATAACTTAGAAAAAGGCAACTATGAGCAATGCTTCGCCTGCCGTATGCCCATTACTGTCGATGACATGCAAAGCCTTGCTTACATCAAAGGCGAGTCATGCCCACACTGCATTGATAAAGCGACCGACGAGCAAAAAGCCAGATTTCGCGAACGTGAGCATCAAATGCAGCTGGCAAAGAAACGTGGCGAAGCGCATATTGGTAGCGATGTGATTGATGTGATTGAGAAACGCAAAGCCGCTAAAATTGAAGCACGTCGTTAA
- a CDS encoding tetratricopeptide repeat protein: protein MKLLKAALFTALFSCAGLANAELISNVPLDTSRFELMPVSELSNRAAQGNDHAQFYLAKRLQKGEGIAKNTQQAIQWYTKAAQQGVAPAQLNLAIMYLRGEGVQPNLQQAKVWLEKAAMRGDNRASYTLALLDEKQKNLVDAYKWYDLAARDGMLDEKVRNKARGKIGQLALNLSSSDIASARSKADTWFQSK from the coding sequence ATGAAATTATTAAAAGCTGCGTTGTTTACTGCCTTATTTTCTTGTGCAGGTCTAGCAAACGCTGAGTTAATATCAAACGTGCCACTTGATACGTCACGTTTTGAGCTAATGCCAGTCAGTGAGCTGTCTAACCGCGCTGCCCAAGGTAACGATCACGCTCAGTTTTATTTAGCCAAGCGCTTACAGAAAGGCGAAGGCATTGCAAAGAATACCCAACAAGCTATCCAGTGGTATACCAAAGCGGCTCAGCAAGGCGTTGCCCCTGCTCAGTTGAATCTTGCCATCATGTATTTGCGTGGTGAAGGTGTGCAGCCTAACTTGCAACAAGCGAAAGTTTGGTTAGAAAAAGCCGCTATGCGTGGCGATAACCGTGCCAGCTATACCCTTGCATTGCTCGATGAAAAGCAAAAAAATCTCGTCGATGCTTATAAATGGTACGATTTGGCTGCCCGTGATGGTATGCTTGATGAAAAAGTACGTAATAAAGCACGCGGTAAAATTGGTCAGTTGGCATTGAACTTGTCAAGTTCAGACATCGCTAGCGCTCGTAGCAAAGCCGATACTTGGTTCCAGAGTAAGTAA
- the metW gene encoding methionine biosynthesis protein MetW: MRMDHQLAERWIAPHSHVLDLGCGNGELLAHLQQNRGVTGYGLEIDEEKINDGIAKGLSIIEQDLNDGLARFADNSFDTVVMARALQAVKSPDVLLLDMLRVAREAVITFPNFAHWQNRIHLGLKGMMPVSEALPYEWYNTPNIHLCTFKDFEQLCAQHDIHIVNRFAVSDSEKGHTPLMKALIRQAPNLLADVAIYRVTKQKSE; this comes from the coding sequence ATGAGAATGGATCATCAATTGGCTGAGCGCTGGATTGCGCCGCACTCACATGTACTGGACTTGGGCTGCGGCAATGGTGAGCTACTCGCGCATTTACAACAAAATCGCGGCGTCACTGGCTACGGACTTGAGATTGACGAAGAAAAAATCAACGATGGTATCGCCAAAGGCTTATCTATCATCGAGCAAGACTTGAATGATGGTCTGGCACGTTTCGCTGATAACAGTTTCGACACCGTCGTCATGGCACGGGCGCTGCAAGCGGTGAAATCGCCTGATGTGCTCTTACTTGACATGCTACGTGTTGCTCGCGAAGCCGTCATCACCTTCCCTAACTTTGCTCATTGGCAAAACCGCATTCATTTAGGACTTAAAGGGATGATGCCTGTCTCAGAGGCATTGCCTTATGAGTGGTATAACACCCCAAACATTCATCTGTGTACGTTTAAAGATTTTGAGCAGCTTTGTGCACAGCATGATATTCATATCGTCAACCGCTTTGCCGTCAGCGATTCTGAAAAAGGTCATACGCCACTTATGAAAGCATTGATACGCCAAGCACCCAACCTATTGGCAGACGTCGCTATCTATCGTGTCACCAAACAAAAATCTGAATAA
- the metX gene encoding homoserine O-acetyltransferase MetX produces MDSVGSVGIITPQIFHFAEPLTLECNRTLPSFDLIIETYGTLNSDKSNAVLICHALSGSHHAAGFHSADDKKAGWWDNMIGPNKAIDTNRFYVVCVNNIGSCFGSTGPTTINPDSNEPQVYGPDFPLVTIKDWVKTQAMLSDRLGIDVWHAIVGGSMGGMQALQWSVDYPNRLKRCVVIASTPKLSAQNIAFNEVARQSILSDPDFKEGRYLQAGTYPRRGLILARMVGHITYLTDDAMKAKFGRDLKSGKFMYGYDVEFQVESYLRYQGERFSENFDANTYLLMTKALDYFDPTRDYPSAMATDSTESAAQLKDSIATSVESSKQSTQPALEDTVATIDESEQNRQLELSALKAAFAHTQCQYLVVSFTTDWRFAPERSQEIVDALMATGKPVSYINVDAPHGHDSFLFDIPRYMGAVRGFLTAPFITDSKSKQPAQSTNQSSQQKSGARS; encoded by the coding sequence GTGGACTCAGTCGGTTCAGTCGGAATTATCACGCCTCAGATTTTTCATTTCGCTGAGCCGTTGACGTTAGAATGTAATCGTACTTTGCCATCGTTTGATTTAATCATCGAAACTTATGGCACGCTAAATAGCGACAAATCAAACGCGGTACTCATTTGCCACGCCCTATCCGGCAGTCATCACGCGGCAGGTTTCCATAGTGCTGATGATAAAAAGGCTGGCTGGTGGGACAATATGATTGGCCCTAATAAAGCGATCGACACCAATCGGTTTTATGTCGTATGTGTCAACAACATCGGCAGCTGTTTCGGCTCTACTGGTCCAACGACCATTAATCCAGATAGCAATGAACCGCAAGTTTATGGTCCTGACTTTCCGCTCGTCACTATTAAGGACTGGGTAAAAACCCAAGCGATGCTCTCAGATCGTCTCGGTATTGACGTTTGGCATGCCATTGTTGGTGGTTCTATGGGTGGTATGCAGGCGCTGCAATGGTCAGTTGATTATCCAAATCGGTTAAAACGCTGCGTGGTCATTGCCAGCACGCCAAAGCTCTCAGCACAGAATATCGCCTTTAACGAAGTGGCGCGGCAGTCGATATTGTCTGACCCTGATTTTAAAGAGGGACGTTACTTACAAGCAGGCACCTACCCTCGTCGCGGGCTAATATTGGCTCGGATGGTTGGGCATATCACTTACTTAACCGATGACGCGATGAAGGCGAAATTTGGTCGTGATTTAAAGTCTGGCAAATTTATGTATGGCTACGATGTTGAGTTTCAAGTGGAAAGCTATTTACGCTATCAAGGCGAGCGCTTTAGCGAAAATTTCGATGCCAATACTTATTTGCTTATGACTAAAGCTTTAGATTATTTTGATCCAACACGTGACTATCCATCAGCCATGGCAACAGATTCGACAGAATCAGCAGCACAGCTTAAGGACTCGATTGCCACATCAGTGGAATCTAGTAAACAAAGCACGCAACCTGCGTTAGAAGATACGGTGGCAACGATAGATGAGAGTGAACAGAATCGTCAGCTAGAGCTTTCTGCGCTCAAAGCGGCCTTTGCCCATACACAATGCCAATACTTGGTGGTCTCATTTACCACGGATTGGCGCTTTGCACCGGAGCGCTCACAAGAGATTGTCGATGCGCTGATGGCGACTGGCAAACCAGTTAGCTACATCAATGTCGATGCGCCGCATGGTCATGATTCTTTTTTATTTGATATTCCTCGTTATATGGGTGCCGTCCGAGGATTTTTGACTGCGCCATTTATCACCGACAGCAAATCAAAACAACCAGCACAAAGCACAAATCAAAGCAGCCAGCAAAAATCAGGAGCACGCTCATGA
- the hemH gene encoding ferrochelatase produces MKPELPPRIAVLLVNLGTPDEPTAPAVRRYLKQFLSDPRVIEIPKFLWAIILNLFVLPSRPKRVAKAYASIWEGDSPIRKILKSQVELLEPRLANSAAPFRVSVHPAMSYGNPGLPDVMDTLRGEGVDHFVILPLFPQYSASSGGAVYDALTKWTLKQRNLPNYTIVKDYFAHPLYIQALADSIRRFQAEHGKPDKLMFSFHGIPQPYADKGDPYPKRCKCTAAQVAHALGLKDDEWIISFQSRFGKQEWVKPYTDVVLEDWGKSGVRSVQVISPAFSADCLETLEELAIENRENFLHAGGQEYHYIPALNLDEAHIDLLEALSAPLVKGWAGTLDGWA; encoded by the coding sequence ATGAAACCTGAACTGCCTCCCCGTATTGCCGTCCTATTAGTGAACCTAGGTACGCCAGATGAGCCAACAGCGCCTGCCGTACGTCGTTACTTAAAACAGTTTTTGTCTGACCCCCGTGTCATCGAGATTCCGAAATTCTTGTGGGCGATTATTCTCAATTTGTTTGTATTGCCAAGCCGCCCTAAACGTGTGGCAAAAGCCTATGCCAGTATTTGGGAAGGCGACTCACCGATTCGTAAGATACTAAAGAGCCAAGTGGAGCTATTGGAACCACGGCTTGCAAATAGTGCCGCACCATTTCGGGTTTCTGTCCATCCGGCGATGAGCTATGGCAATCCTGGTTTGCCTGATGTGATGGATACCTTGCGCGGTGAAGGCGTTGATCACTTTGTTATCTTGCCATTATTTCCACAGTATTCTGCTTCCTCTGGTGGCGCTGTTTACGATGCACTGACGAAGTGGACGCTCAAGCAGCGCAATTTGCCGAACTATACTATTGTCAAAGATTACTTTGCGCATCCGCTGTACATTCAAGCATTGGCTGATTCGATTCGCCGCTTTCAAGCAGAGCATGGCAAGCCTGACAAGCTGATGTTTAGCTTCCACGGTATCCCGCAGCCTTATGCTGATAAAGGTGATCCGTATCCTAAGCGTTGTAAATGTACCGCCGCGCAAGTGGCTCACGCGCTTGGTCTAAAGGATGACGAATGGATTATCAGTTTTCAATCACGCTTTGGCAAGCAAGAATGGGTCAAGCCCTATACCGATGTGGTACTAGAAGATTGGGGCAAGTCAGGTGTGCGCTCGGTACAAGTCATTAGTCCAGCTTTTTCTGCTGATTGTCTGGAAACGCTAGAAGAGCTGGCCATCGAAAATCGTGAAAACTTTCTTCACGCGGGTGGACAAGAATATCACTATATTCCCGCATTGAACTTGGATGAGGCGCACATTGATTTGCTCGAAGCGCTCAGTGCGCCATTGGTCAAAGGCTGGGCGGGAACGCTAGATGGTTGGGCGTAA
- a CDS encoding BPSS1780 family membrane protein, whose product MSSSNYSQPSVSLQKPNGQPPNLPPTDEYGGLLPQLLVEPRMCQAGWGISWITKAFAIFKDQFLLWLAIGVVYLIIAMIGSSVPVINFIFPFLSFVFVGGIIKGCADQAIGNELRFDHLFSAFYTHLKPLVILFVLYLVAVIVAMIPMLIIFGGMALSLAQESSDVAIAGMVLGVLLVFVLLFPVLMAIWFAPALIVLHNTEPVQAMKMSFKGCLKNILPFFVFWLIAPIIMILMVVFTLGLGMLALLPIGMITYYTSYRDVWTDQPLSAL is encoded by the coding sequence ATGTCCAGCTCCAATTATTCACAACCCTCTGTGTCTCTACAAAAACCTAACGGTCAACCACCGAACTTACCGCCCACTGACGAGTATGGCGGCCTATTACCGCAGTTATTGGTAGAACCTCGAATGTGCCAAGCAGGATGGGGTATAAGTTGGATTACCAAAGCATTTGCAATATTTAAAGATCAATTTTTATTATGGTTAGCTATTGGTGTTGTTTATTTAATCATTGCTATGATTGGTAGTAGCGTACCCGTGATAAATTTCATTTTTCCTTTTCTTTCCTTTGTTTTTGTTGGTGGAATAATAAAAGGTTGTGCCGATCAAGCTATAGGTAATGAGCTGAGGTTTGACCATCTTTTTTCAGCTTTTTATACGCATCTCAAGCCATTAGTTATTTTATTCGTCTTGTATTTAGTAGCTGTTATTGTTGCAATGATACCTATGCTGATTATATTCGGTGGTATGGCTTTGTCTTTAGCTCAGGAGTCAAGTGACGTTGCGATTGCAGGTATGGTATTGGGTGTTTTATTGGTTTTTGTACTATTATTTCCTGTACTTATGGCTATCTGGTTTGCACCTGCTTTAATTGTGCTTCACAACACTGAGCCTGTTCAGGCAATGAAAATGAGTTTTAAAGGATGTTTAAAAAATATCTTACCATTTTTCGTTTTTTGGTTAATTGCTCCTATAATAATGATATTGATGGTAGTTTTTACACTAGGACTAGGTATGTTAGCACTGCTTCCAATAGGTATGATTACCTACTACACCAGTTACCGAGACGTTTGGACAGATCAGCCATTGTCAGCGCTATAG